From a region of the Rouxiella sp. S1S-2 genome:
- a CDS encoding aspartate aminotransferase family protein codes for MTEKTAVGRDAFDRVILPVYSPAKFIPVKGKGSRVWDQQGTEYVDFAGGIAVTALGHCHPALVNALHEQGETLWHVSNVFTNEPALRLAQKLIDATFADRVFFANSGAEANEAAFKLARYYASAKHSPYKSKIIAFHNAFHGRTLFTVSVGGQPKYSDGFGPKPADIVHVPFNDLDAVKAVIDDHTCAIVVEPIQGEGGVTPATQEFLQGLRDLCDEHKALLVFDEVQSGMGRSGKLFSYMHYGVTPDILSTAKALGGGFPVSAMITTEDVASVMAPGKHGTTYGGNPLACAVAEAALDIINTPEVLAGVEERRAAFIQALEAINEKYHVFKEFRGQGLLIGAEMSEKYKNRAGELLAAAAEFGLMILVAGPNVVRLAPSLVIDFADIREGMARFEKAAQKLVG; via the coding sequence ATGACAGAAAAAACGGCAGTAGGTCGTGATGCATTTGATCGGGTGATTTTGCCTGTTTATTCACCGGCCAAGTTTATTCCGGTCAAAGGTAAGGGCAGTCGCGTCTGGGATCAGCAGGGCACCGAGTATGTCGATTTTGCTGGCGGCATCGCGGTAACCGCACTGGGTCATTGCCATCCGGCGCTGGTTAACGCTCTGCACGAGCAGGGCGAAACGCTGTGGCACGTAAGTAACGTCTTTACTAACGAGCCTGCGCTGCGCCTGGCGCAGAAACTGATCGATGCGACCTTTGCCGATCGCGTATTTTTCGCTAATTCTGGCGCTGAAGCCAACGAAGCGGCGTTTAAACTGGCGCGTTACTACGCTTCAGCCAAGCACAGCCCGTACAAAAGCAAAATCATTGCCTTCCACAACGCCTTCCACGGGCGCACGTTGTTCACGGTTTCCGTTGGCGGACAGCCAAAGTACTCCGACGGCTTTGGTCCTAAACCGGCTGACATCGTTCACGTGCCTTTTAACGATTTAGACGCCGTGAAAGCAGTCATCGACGATCACACCTGCGCTATCGTGGTTGAGCCGATTCAGGGCGAGGGTGGCGTCACACCCGCGACTCAGGAATTTCTGCAGGGGCTGCGTGACCTGTGCGACGAGCACAAGGCGCTGCTGGTGTTTGATGAAGTACAAAGCGGCATGGGCCGCAGCGGCAAGCTGTTCAGCTATATGCACTACGGCGTGACGCCAGATATTCTGTCAACGGCCAAGGCGCTGGGCGGCGGTTTCCCGGTGAGTGCAATGATTACCACCGAAGACGTGGCCTCTGTGATGGCACCGGGCAAACACGGCACCACCTACGGCGGCAATCCGCTGGCCTGCGCCGTGGCTGAAGCAGCACTGGACATTATAAATACCCCAGAGGTCCTTGCCGGTGTTGAAGAGCGCCGCGCCGCCTTTATTCAGGCGCTGGAAGCGATTAACGAAAAGTATCACGTGTTTAAGGAATTCCGCGGTCAGGGCCTGCTGATTGGCGCAGAAATGTCGGAGAAATACAAAAACCGCGCCGGAGAGCTGCTGGCCGCCGCCGCCGAGTTTGGTTTGATGATTCTGGTTGCTGGGCCTAACGTGGTGCGTTTAGCCCCGTCACTGGTGATTGATTTCGCCGATATCAGAGAGGGCATGGCGCGTTTTGAGAAAGCGGCGCAGAAACTGGTAGGTTAA
- a CDS encoding YccS/YhfK family putative transporter produces MTLWQRLFYHPEVNYALRQTLVLCLPIAFAMLFGQLKMGLLFALVPACCNISGLDTPHKRFFKRLLVGGSLFAVSSILLQLMLVNWHLPLPLIMLGLTLVIGVTGAISPLHARLLPGALVAAIFTLSMAGVVPIWHAPLLFVVGTAWYGVFNWLWFRLSEEQPMRETLSQLYLELADYFEAKYSLLTQHTDPDTALPPLLNRQQKVIDLIALLYQQLHMLPTHDHQHHKKLLRRFQVALDLQEHITVSLHLPTEVQKLMEESHAEAVIRRNAQVIAARLRVIANDILYHRRSERFTMANELAALEKISSRYRDNPVGQFCYYHFSRIARLLRTQRPLYRRDLMQTQARLPFWAALKSYLSFKSAALRNAGRLGVILAIGSSLGLFFNLPKPYWILLTTLLVSQNGYNATRVRIQHRALGTLIGLIIAAGLLQLALPQNLQLFFMLMITLISYTVLRKNYGLGMIGLTVTAVYTLQILGLNGANFLLPRLLDTLIGCALAFGGTIWLWPQWQSGLLRTNAHQALEADQEAVRLVLADDPDPAQLAYARMKVNQAHNQLFTSLNQAMQEPGFNSRYLNDMRLWVMHSQFIVDHINGMTILAREHYMLTPKLAMQYLQTCEIALQSCQQRLTYDGPSSETKLFNAPELHPDMPITEMERHLRRMLAHLSAMHTISSLAWKQRPHHGIWLTRRVKE; encoded by the coding sequence ATGACGCTTTGGCAAAGACTTTTTTATCACCCTGAAGTTAACTATGCGCTAAGACAAACGCTGGTTCTCTGCCTGCCCATTGCCTTCGCTATGCTGTTTGGCCAGTTGAAAATGGGTCTGCTGTTCGCGTTGGTGCCCGCATGCTGCAACATTTCAGGTCTCGATACCCCACATAAACGCTTTTTCAAACGCCTGTTGGTCGGTGGATCACTGTTCGCCGTCAGCAGTATTTTGCTACAGTTGATGTTGGTTAACTGGCATCTGCCGCTGCCGCTTATCATGCTCGGCCTGACGCTGGTCATCGGCGTGACGGGGGCGATAAGTCCGCTGCATGCGCGTCTATTACCGGGCGCGCTGGTTGCCGCTATCTTTACGCTCAGCATGGCGGGCGTAGTGCCGATTTGGCATGCGCCACTGCTGTTTGTGGTCGGGACTGCCTGGTACGGCGTATTTAACTGGCTGTGGTTTCGCCTGTCTGAAGAGCAGCCTATGCGCGAAACCCTAAGCCAGCTGTATCTCGAACTCGCCGACTATTTTGAAGCCAAATACAGCCTACTGACCCAGCATACCGATCCCGATACCGCCCTACCGCCGCTGCTGAACAGGCAACAAAAAGTCATCGACTTGATTGCTCTGCTTTATCAGCAGTTGCACATGCTGCCGACGCACGACCACCAGCATCATAAAAAGCTGTTGAGACGTTTTCAGGTAGCACTAGACCTTCAGGAGCACATTACGGTGAGTCTGCATCTGCCCACCGAGGTGCAAAAGCTGATGGAGGAGAGTCATGCCGAGGCGGTAATTCGCCGCAATGCTCAGGTGATTGCTGCCCGTCTGCGGGTGATTGCCAACGACATTCTTTATCACCGCCGTTCCGAGCGCTTCACTATGGCCAATGAGCTGGCGGCGCTGGAAAAAATATCTTCGCGCTACCGTGACAACCCGGTCGGCCAGTTTTGCTATTACCACTTCAGTCGCATTGCGAGACTGCTGCGTACCCAGCGCCCGCTTTATCGCCGTGACCTGATGCAAACCCAGGCCCGCCTGCCGTTCTGGGCGGCGTTGAAAAGCTATTTGTCATTCAAGTCGGCCGCACTGCGCAATGCGGGACGTTTGGGGGTTATTCTGGCCATCGGCAGCAGTCTGGGGCTATTTTTTAATTTACCCAAACCCTATTGGATCCTGCTGACGACCCTGCTGGTCAGCCAAAACGGCTATAACGCCACCCGCGTGCGCATTCAGCACCGTGCGTTAGGCACGCTGATTGGGCTTATCATTGCCGCAGGGCTTCTGCAGCTTGCCCTCCCGCAAAATCTGCAGCTGTTTTTCATGCTGATGATTACCTTAATTTCATACACCGTGCTGCGCAAAAACTACGGATTGGGGATGATTGGGCTGACGGTAACGGCAGTTTATACCCTGCAAATTTTGGGATTAAACGGCGCCAACTTCCTGCTGCCGAGGCTGCTTGATACGCTGATAGGCTGTGCGCTGGCGTTTGGTGGCACTATCTGGCTATGGCCACAGTGGCAGAGCGGCCTGTTGCGTACTAACGCGCATCAGGCGCTGGAGGCCGATCAGGAGGCAGTGCGTTTAGTGCTGGCGGATGACCCCGACCCTGCGCAGTTGGCCTATGCGCGCATGAAGGTCAACCAGGCGCATAATCAGCTATTTACGTCGCTTAATCAGGCGATGCAGGAACCTGGGTTCAATTCGCGCTATTTAAACGATATGCGTCTGTGGGTGATGCACAGCCAGTTTATTGTCGACCACATCAATGGAATGACGATTTTGGCCCGCGAGCACTACATGCTGACGCCCAAGCTGGCGATGCAGTATTTGCAAACCTGCGAGATTGCGCTGCAAAGCTGTCAGCAGCGCCTGACCTACGACGGTCCGAGCAGTGAAACCAAGCTGTTTAACGCCCCGGAGCTTCATCCCGATATGCCGATTACCGAAATGGAACGGCACCTTCGCCGCATGCTGGCGCACCTGAGCGCGATGCACACCATTTCTTCACTGGCGTGGAAGCAGAGGCCGCATCACGGAATTTGGCTAACGCGAAGAGTGAAGGAATAG
- the crp gene encoding cAMP-activated global transcriptional regulator CRP, whose product MVLGKPQTDPTLEWFLSHCHIHKYPSKSTLIHQGEKAETLYYIVKGSVAVLIKDEEGKEMILSYLNQGDFIGELGLFEEGQERSAWVRAKTACEVAEISYKKFRQLIQVNPDILMRLSAQMASRLQITSEKVGNLAFLDVTGRIAQTLLNLAKQPDAMTHPDGMQIKITRQEIGQIVGCSRETVGRILKMLEDQSLISAHGKTIVVYGTR is encoded by the coding sequence ATGGTTCTCGGCAAGCCACAAACAGACCCTACTCTCGAATGGTTCCTGTCTCATTGTCATATACATAAGTATCCATCTAAAAGTACGCTGATTCACCAAGGTGAAAAAGCCGAAACGCTTTACTACATCGTGAAAGGTTCGGTTGCCGTTCTGATTAAAGATGAAGAAGGCAAAGAAATGATACTTTCCTACCTTAACCAAGGTGACTTCATCGGCGAGCTGGGACTCTTCGAAGAAGGACAGGAACGTAGTGCATGGGTTAGAGCCAAAACTGCCTGTGAAGTGGCCGAAATTTCCTACAAGAAATTTCGCCAGCTCATCCAGGTTAATCCAGACATTCTGATGCGCCTGTCCGCACAGATGGCAAGCCGACTGCAGATAACGTCCGAGAAAGTGGGCAACCTTGCCTTCCTCGACGTGACCGGTCGTATTGCACAAACTCTGCTGAATCTGGCTAAACAGCCGGATGCCATGACCCATCCCGATGGCATGCAGATCAAAATTACCCGTCAAGAAATCGGTCAAATAGTCGGCTGTTCACGCGAAACTGTGGGTCGAATTCTTAAAATGCTTGAAGATCAAAGTCTGATTTCAGCCCACGGTAAAACGATTGTCGTTTACGGCACCCGTTAA